GCATCCCGGCCGCCCGGTGGCCGAGGCGCTCGCCGCGGTGCTGGAGGAGGCGGCGCGGCGCTACGGTGCCGACCCCGAGACCGCCGGGTGCCTGGCCATCGAGGGCGCCCGCTGCAACGATCCCGCGGCCCGGGGCGCCGCCCGCGCCCTGACCGGGGCGGCCGAGGACGTCATCCGGCGCTTCGTCGCGCAGACCCACCCGGCGGCGGCCGAGGGCCTGTCCGACTACGTGGTGACGATGATGGTCGGCCTGTCCACGATGGCCCGCGAGGGCCACGGGCCGGAGCGCCTGCTCGCCACGGCCCGGTTCGCGGGCCGCGTCCTGGCGCAGGCGATCGCCGCCGACGCGCCGCGGTGAGGCGTCCTCGTCGCGGCGCGCTCGCGCTC
The sequence above is drawn from the Methylobacterium terrae genome and encodes:
- a CDS encoding TetR/AcrR family transcriptional regulator, whose translation is MPTKSPRPRGRPRRFDPDEAVAVAQRLFHARGYDAVSVADLTDALGINPPSFYAAFGSKAGLYARTLGHYTATQGVPLAELMHPGRPVAEALAAVLEEAARRYGADPETAGCLAIEGARCNDPAARGAARALTGAAEDVIRRFVAQTHPAAAEGLSDYVVTMMVGLSTMAREGHGPERLLATARFAGRVLAQAIAADAPR